A genomic window from Antedon mediterranea chromosome 4, ecAntMedi1.1, whole genome shotgun sequence includes:
- the LOC140047112 gene encoding far upstream element-binding protein 1-like isoform X2 yields MNDFSAVPPPGTAGNNPAFADALQRAKQIAAKIGSASGGPPPPSIIEPPPGMNLGMKRPIDDTDGMPDSKRSAAENDPFGAQLAALAQQRQGMPAQASEEYKIPDGLVGLDSNGMSDRVCTLSGSTVAVMTAKSQLDKIIAKAKMTEAEGTMTEEMMIPGNKVGLVIGKGGETIRQLQEEIGVRMTMIQDGPQNIGIDKPLRVTGEPSKVQEAFRKVHDLLESKGNEINRGGNMGNSFQRRGPPPNGREVPVPKFAVGIVIGRQGETIKKIQVESGARVQFQDDDGGPERIAVVSGAEDAVMKAASEIETLIANANRDGDRGNGMSMRGGRGGGRGGFRGGRGGFNRGPPGMGGPRGPPPHHGGPHGGPPHGGGGGGGGPGGMNTLEYGVPANKCGIVIGKGGESINNIKTTSGAHVEISRNNGPPGQKLFFIRGTQEQIDHAKFLINEKINGSNNDPRGPPPPQGGAPPYGQGPPQGGPQGGHQPPQGGPPGGPPQPYNPHGWGNSFGQWNQQQSQTDTMAAWASYYAQFYPQQGGAQPQPSSASTPSTNTSTQSPAAPQGVKMSADGQPDYSGAWEEYYRQLRQQQGGAAAAAPTSQPQQAQQPAPTSQPQPAAPTSQGSAAAGGSGSQDYSAEWAEYWRQQGYYYPQTQGGQAQPQPTQQQPQY; encoded by the exons ATGAATGATTTTTCTGCAGTACCACCTCCAGGCACAGCTGGAAACAACCCAGCATTCGCTGATGCTCTGCAAAGAGCGAAACAG ATTGCAGCAAAGATTGGCAGTGCATCTGGTGGTCCACCACCACCAAGCATTATAGAACCCCCTCCTGGTATGAACCTAGGCATGAAGCGACCCATAGATGACACAGATGGCATGCCAGATTCTAAAAGATCAGCAGCTGAAAATGACC CTTTTGGTGCACAGTTAGCAGCATTGGCCCAACAACGACAAGG CATGCCTGCACAAGCCTCAGAAGAATACAAAATACCAGACGGTCTCGTTGGATTAG ACAGCAACGGCATGTCTGATCGTGTGTGTACGCTGTCAGGCAGTACTGTTGCTGTAAT GACTGCAAAAAGTCAACTAGATAAAATAATAGCCAAAGCCAAAATGACCGAAGCAGAGGGTACAATGACGGAAGAGATGATGATTCCAGGCAACAAAGTGGGACTTGTCATTGGCAAAGGAGGCGAGACGATAAGACAGTTACAG GAGGAGATTGGTGTGAGAATGACCATGATACAGGATGGACCTCAAAATATTGGTATTGACAAACCACTTAGAGTAACCGGTGAACCATCTAAAGTGCAG GAAGCCTTCCGCAAAGTACATGACCTGCTGGAGTCAAAGGGAAATGAG ATTAATCGTGGTGGAAACATGGGTAATTCATTTCAAAGACGAGGTCCACCACCTAATGGCCGTGAG GTGCCGGTTCCTAAATTTGCAGTAGGCATTGTGATTGGTAGACAAGGGGAGACGATTAAGAAAATCCAGGTGGAGTCTGGAGCCAGAGTCCAGTTCCAAGACG aTGATGGTGGTCCTGAAAGAATAGCTGTTGTGTCTGGAGCTGAGGATGCAGTCATGAAAGCTGCAAGTGAAATAGAGACACTCATTGCCAATGCTAAT AGAGATGGTGATCGTGGAAACGGCATGTCTATGAGAGGTGGTAGAGGAGGTGGACGTGGAGGATTTAGAGGTGGACGAGGGGGCTTCAATAGAGGACCACCAGGAATGGGAGGTCCACGAGGACCCCCACCTCATCATGGTGGTCCCCATGGTGGCCCCCCTcatggaggaggaggaggaggaggagggcCAGGTGGTATGAATACACTGGAGTATGGTGTACCGGCTAACAAATGCGGCATTGTCATTGGTAAAG GTGGCGAAAGTATAAATAACATTAAGACTACAAGCGGTGCTCATGTTGAGATCAGTCGGAACAATGGGCCACCAGGACAGAAGTTGTTCTTTATTCGTGGTACACAAGAACAGATTGATCACGCAAAGTTCTTAATTAATGAGAAAATAAATGGAAGTAAT AATGATCCCAGAGGACCACCTCCTCCCCAAGGCGGTGCACCACCATATGGACAAGGTCCACCACAAGG AGGTCCACAGGGTGGACATCAGCCTCCCCAAGGAGGACCACCAGGAGGTCCTCCACAGCCATACAACCCACATGGATGGGGTAATTCATTTGGACAATGGAATCAACAG CAATCGCAGACAGACACAATGGCCGCTTGGGCCTCTTATTATGCCCAGTTCTACCCTCAGCAAGGAGGAGCGCAACCACAGCCATCATCGGCTTCAACTCCATCTACAAACACATCAACACAGTCACCGGCAGCCCCTCAAG GTGTGAAAATGTCTGCTGACGGCCAACCGGATTATAGCGGTGCCTGGGAGGAATACTACCGGCAATTACGACAACAACAAGGTGGCGCCG CTGCAGCAGCACCAACCAGCCAACCACAACAAGCACAACAACCAGCTCCAACGAGCCAGCCTCAGCCTGCCGCTCCCACATCACAAGGGTCAGCAGCAGCCGGCGGCTCTGGTTCACAGGACTACAGCGCTGAATGGGCAGAGTACTGGAGACAGCAAGGCTATTATTATCCACAGACACAGGGAGGACAGGCACAACCACAGCCAACGCAACAACAG
- the LOC140047112 gene encoding far upstream element-binding protein 1-like isoform X3, producing MNDFSAVPPPGTAGNNPAFADALQRAKQIAAKIGSASGGPPPPSIIEPPPGMNLGMKRPIDDTDGMPDSKRSAAENDPFGAQLAALAQQRQGMPAQASEEYKIPDGLVGLVIGRGGEQINRLQTDTGCNVQISPDSNGMSDRVCTLSGSTVAVMTAKSQLDKIIAKAKMTEAEGTMTEEMMIPGNKVGLVIGKGGETIRQLQEEIGVRMTMIQDGPQNIGIDKPLRVTGEPSKVQEAFRKVHDLLESKGNEINRGGNMGNSFQRRGPPPNGREVPVPKFAVGIVIGRQGETIKKIQVESGARVQFQDDDGGPERIAVVSGAEDAVMKAASEIETLIANANRDGDRGNGMSMRGGRGGGRGGFRGGRGGFNRGPPGMGGPRGPPPHHGGPHGGPPHGGGGGGGGPGGMNTLEYGVPANKCGIVIGKGGESINNIKTTSGAHVEISRNNGPPGQKLFFIRGTQEQIDHAKFLINEKINGSNNDPRGPPPPQGGAPPYGQGPPQGGPQGGHQPPQGGPPGGPPQPYNPHGWGNSFGQWNQQQSQTDTMAAWASYYAQFYPQQGGAQPQPSSASTPSTNTSTQSPAAPQAAAAPTSQPQQAQQPAPTSQPQPAAPTSQGSAAAGGSGSQDYSAEWAEYWRQQGYYYPQTQGGQAQPQPTQQQPQY from the exons ATGAATGATTTTTCTGCAGTACCACCTCCAGGCACAGCTGGAAACAACCCAGCATTCGCTGATGCTCTGCAAAGAGCGAAACAG ATTGCAGCAAAGATTGGCAGTGCATCTGGTGGTCCACCACCACCAAGCATTATAGAACCCCCTCCTGGTATGAACCTAGGCATGAAGCGACCCATAGATGACACAGATGGCATGCCAGATTCTAAAAGATCAGCAGCTGAAAATGACC CTTTTGGTGCACAGTTAGCAGCATTGGCCCAACAACGACAAGG CATGCCTGCACAAGCCTCAGAAGAATACAAAATACCAGACGGTCTCGTTGGATTAG TTATCGGCCGAGGTGGGGAGCAAATCAACAGACTACAAACTGACACCGGTTGCAATGTTCAGATCTCACCAG ACAGCAACGGCATGTCTGATCGTGTGTGTACGCTGTCAGGCAGTACTGTTGCTGTAAT GACTGCAAAAAGTCAACTAGATAAAATAATAGCCAAAGCCAAAATGACCGAAGCAGAGGGTACAATGACGGAAGAGATGATGATTCCAGGCAACAAAGTGGGACTTGTCATTGGCAAAGGAGGCGAGACGATAAGACAGTTACAG GAGGAGATTGGTGTGAGAATGACCATGATACAGGATGGACCTCAAAATATTGGTATTGACAAACCACTTAGAGTAACCGGTGAACCATCTAAAGTGCAG GAAGCCTTCCGCAAAGTACATGACCTGCTGGAGTCAAAGGGAAATGAG ATTAATCGTGGTGGAAACATGGGTAATTCATTTCAAAGACGAGGTCCACCACCTAATGGCCGTGAG GTGCCGGTTCCTAAATTTGCAGTAGGCATTGTGATTGGTAGACAAGGGGAGACGATTAAGAAAATCCAGGTGGAGTCTGGAGCCAGAGTCCAGTTCCAAGACG aTGATGGTGGTCCTGAAAGAATAGCTGTTGTGTCTGGAGCTGAGGATGCAGTCATGAAAGCTGCAAGTGAAATAGAGACACTCATTGCCAATGCTAAT AGAGATGGTGATCGTGGAAACGGCATGTCTATGAGAGGTGGTAGAGGAGGTGGACGTGGAGGATTTAGAGGTGGACGAGGGGGCTTCAATAGAGGACCACCAGGAATGGGAGGTCCACGAGGACCCCCACCTCATCATGGTGGTCCCCATGGTGGCCCCCCTcatggaggaggaggaggaggaggagggcCAGGTGGTATGAATACACTGGAGTATGGTGTACCGGCTAACAAATGCGGCATTGTCATTGGTAAAG GTGGCGAAAGTATAAATAACATTAAGACTACAAGCGGTGCTCATGTTGAGATCAGTCGGAACAATGGGCCACCAGGACAGAAGTTGTTCTTTATTCGTGGTACACAAGAACAGATTGATCACGCAAAGTTCTTAATTAATGAGAAAATAAATGGAAGTAAT AATGATCCCAGAGGACCACCTCCTCCCCAAGGCGGTGCACCACCATATGGACAAGGTCCACCACAAGG AGGTCCACAGGGTGGACATCAGCCTCCCCAAGGAGGACCACCAGGAGGTCCTCCACAGCCATACAACCCACATGGATGGGGTAATTCATTTGGACAATGGAATCAACAG CAATCGCAGACAGACACAATGGCCGCTTGGGCCTCTTATTATGCCCAGTTCTACCCTCAGCAAGGAGGAGCGCAACCACAGCCATCATCGGCTTCAACTCCATCTACAAACACATCAACACAGTCACCGGCAGCCCCTCAAG CTGCAGCAGCACCAACCAGCCAACCACAACAAGCACAACAACCAGCTCCAACGAGCCAGCCTCAGCCTGCCGCTCCCACATCACAAGGGTCAGCAGCAGCCGGCGGCTCTGGTTCACAGGACTACAGCGCTGAATGGGCAGAGTACTGGAGACAGCAAGGCTATTATTATCCACAGACACAGGGAGGACAGGCACAACCACAGCCAACGCAACAACAG
- the LOC140047112 gene encoding far upstream element-binding protein 1-like isoform X1: MNDFSAVPPPGTAGNNPAFADALQRAKQIAAKIGSASGGPPPPSIIEPPPGMNLGMKRPIDDTDGMPDSKRSAAENDPFGAQLAALAQQRQGMPAQASEEYKIPDGLVGLVIGRGGEQINRLQTDTGCNVQISPDSNGMSDRVCTLSGSTVAVMTAKSQLDKIIAKAKMTEAEGTMTEEMMIPGNKVGLVIGKGGETIRQLQEEIGVRMTMIQDGPQNIGIDKPLRVTGEPSKVQEAFRKVHDLLESKGNEINRGGNMGNSFQRRGPPPNGREVPVPKFAVGIVIGRQGETIKKIQVESGARVQFQDDDGGPERIAVVSGAEDAVMKAASEIETLIANANRDGDRGNGMSMRGGRGGGRGGFRGGRGGFNRGPPGMGGPRGPPPHHGGPHGGPPHGGGGGGGGPGGMNTLEYGVPANKCGIVIGKGGESINNIKTTSGAHVEISRNNGPPGQKLFFIRGTQEQIDHAKFLINEKINGSNNDPRGPPPPQGGAPPYGQGPPQGGPQGGHQPPQGGPPGGPPQPYNPHGWGNSFGQWNQQQSQTDTMAAWASYYAQFYPQQGGAQPQPSSASTPSTNTSTQSPAAPQGVKMSADGQPDYSGAWEEYYRQLRQQQGGAAAAAPTSQPQQAQQPAPTSQPQPAAPTSQGSAAAGGSGSQDYSAEWAEYWRQQGYYYPQTQGGQAQPQPTQQQPQY, translated from the exons ATGAATGATTTTTCTGCAGTACCACCTCCAGGCACAGCTGGAAACAACCCAGCATTCGCTGATGCTCTGCAAAGAGCGAAACAG ATTGCAGCAAAGATTGGCAGTGCATCTGGTGGTCCACCACCACCAAGCATTATAGAACCCCCTCCTGGTATGAACCTAGGCATGAAGCGACCCATAGATGACACAGATGGCATGCCAGATTCTAAAAGATCAGCAGCTGAAAATGACC CTTTTGGTGCACAGTTAGCAGCATTGGCCCAACAACGACAAGG CATGCCTGCACAAGCCTCAGAAGAATACAAAATACCAGACGGTCTCGTTGGATTAG TTATCGGCCGAGGTGGGGAGCAAATCAACAGACTACAAACTGACACCGGTTGCAATGTTCAGATCTCACCAG ACAGCAACGGCATGTCTGATCGTGTGTGTACGCTGTCAGGCAGTACTGTTGCTGTAAT GACTGCAAAAAGTCAACTAGATAAAATAATAGCCAAAGCCAAAATGACCGAAGCAGAGGGTACAATGACGGAAGAGATGATGATTCCAGGCAACAAAGTGGGACTTGTCATTGGCAAAGGAGGCGAGACGATAAGACAGTTACAG GAGGAGATTGGTGTGAGAATGACCATGATACAGGATGGACCTCAAAATATTGGTATTGACAAACCACTTAGAGTAACCGGTGAACCATCTAAAGTGCAG GAAGCCTTCCGCAAAGTACATGACCTGCTGGAGTCAAAGGGAAATGAG ATTAATCGTGGTGGAAACATGGGTAATTCATTTCAAAGACGAGGTCCACCACCTAATGGCCGTGAG GTGCCGGTTCCTAAATTTGCAGTAGGCATTGTGATTGGTAGACAAGGGGAGACGATTAAGAAAATCCAGGTGGAGTCTGGAGCCAGAGTCCAGTTCCAAGACG aTGATGGTGGTCCTGAAAGAATAGCTGTTGTGTCTGGAGCTGAGGATGCAGTCATGAAAGCTGCAAGTGAAATAGAGACACTCATTGCCAATGCTAAT AGAGATGGTGATCGTGGAAACGGCATGTCTATGAGAGGTGGTAGAGGAGGTGGACGTGGAGGATTTAGAGGTGGACGAGGGGGCTTCAATAGAGGACCACCAGGAATGGGAGGTCCACGAGGACCCCCACCTCATCATGGTGGTCCCCATGGTGGCCCCCCTcatggaggaggaggaggaggaggagggcCAGGTGGTATGAATACACTGGAGTATGGTGTACCGGCTAACAAATGCGGCATTGTCATTGGTAAAG GTGGCGAAAGTATAAATAACATTAAGACTACAAGCGGTGCTCATGTTGAGATCAGTCGGAACAATGGGCCACCAGGACAGAAGTTGTTCTTTATTCGTGGTACACAAGAACAGATTGATCACGCAAAGTTCTTAATTAATGAGAAAATAAATGGAAGTAAT AATGATCCCAGAGGACCACCTCCTCCCCAAGGCGGTGCACCACCATATGGACAAGGTCCACCACAAGG AGGTCCACAGGGTGGACATCAGCCTCCCCAAGGAGGACCACCAGGAGGTCCTCCACAGCCATACAACCCACATGGATGGGGTAATTCATTTGGACAATGGAATCAACAG CAATCGCAGACAGACACAATGGCCGCTTGGGCCTCTTATTATGCCCAGTTCTACCCTCAGCAAGGAGGAGCGCAACCACAGCCATCATCGGCTTCAACTCCATCTACAAACACATCAACACAGTCACCGGCAGCCCCTCAAG GTGTGAAAATGTCTGCTGACGGCCAACCGGATTATAGCGGTGCCTGGGAGGAATACTACCGGCAATTACGACAACAACAAGGTGGCGCCG CTGCAGCAGCACCAACCAGCCAACCACAACAAGCACAACAACCAGCTCCAACGAGCCAGCCTCAGCCTGCCGCTCCCACATCACAAGGGTCAGCAGCAGCCGGCGGCTCTGGTTCACAGGACTACAGCGCTGAATGGGCAGAGTACTGGAGACAGCAAGGCTATTATTATCCACAGACACAGGGAGGACAGGCACAACCACAGCCAACGCAACAACAG